From one Aeropyrum camini SY1 = JCM 12091 genomic stretch:
- a CDS encoding DNA-directed RNA polymerase subunit H, with translation MSSKTRKSSRVILEHEYVPEHRLLSIEEAVQVLKKLGIKPWQLPKISVNDPVARLLKAKPGDIIEITRRSYTAGEAKYYRFVVAYQKGVK, from the coding sequence GTGTCCTCTAAAACCCGTAAGTCTAGTAGGGTGATTTTGGAGCATGAGTATGTTCCTGAACATAGGCTCTTGAGTATTGAGGAGGCGGTGCAGGTTCTGAAGAAGTTGGGTATTAAGCCGTGGCAGCTCCCGAAGATTAGTGTTAACGACCCTGTGGCACGTCTTCTGAAGGCTAAGCCCGGTGACATTATTGAGATAACCAGGCGCAGCTACACGGCTGGGGAGGCTAAATACTATAGGTTCGTCGTGGCCTACCAGAAGGGGGTGAAGTAG
- a CDS encoding metallophosphoesterase — MAGSMVKLVPLEEAKGLFIVEGSPILYHKPSSTILFSDLHLGYEQAMTETGVFLPRVQLRRAMLTLDRAISGLRPRRAVIVGDVKHVFDRLLKQEALETAKLLEWLSSRGVEKIIVVRGNHDNYIQGVVTKSGGEFVEDYFEVEKGVVAIHGHKKLEFNSDIIIIGHEHPAVKINVAGSRVKYPAFLMVPRECGGSIIVLPALGVYQTGNPITLDRSLYLSPYIREEGIVEEAVPIIIDESVGSLRLPPLRELAKIFD; from the coding sequence TTGGCAGGGTCGATGGTGAAGCTAGTACCTCTGGAGGAGGCTAAGGGCTTGTTTATAGTGGAAGGCTCGCCCATACTATATCACAAGCCCTCCTCTACAATACTCTTCTCGGACTTACATCTCGGTTATGAGCAGGCTATGACTGAGACTGGAGTCTTTCTCCCGCGTGTACAGCTACGCAGGGCTATGCTGACGCTTGACAGGGCTATTTCCGGGCTTAGGCCGAGGAGGGCTGTTATTGTTGGCGACGTGAAGCACGTGTTCGACAGGCTTTTGAAGCAGGAGGCTCTGGAGACCGCTAAGCTTCTGGAATGGCTCTCGAGCAGGGGTGTTGAGAAGATTATAGTTGTCCGGGGTAACCACGACAACTATATACAAGGTGTCGTAACAAAGAGTGGTGGCGAGTTCGTTGAAGACTACTTTGAGGTCGAGAAAGGAGTTGTGGCTATCCACGGCCATAAGAAGCTAGAGTTTAACTCTGATATAATTATAATAGGTCATGAGCATCCTGCTGTTAAGATAAACGTTGCTGGCAGCAGGGTGAAGTATCCCGCCTTCCTTATGGTACCCAGGGAGTGTGGAGGAAGCATAATAGTGTTACCCGCTCTCGGCGTCTACCAGACGGGTAATCCAATAACTCTGGACCGCAGCCTATACCTCTCACCGTACATTAGAGAGGAGGGTATTGTTGAAGAGGCTGTGCCTATCATTATAGACGAGAGCGTAGGCTCCCTAAGGCTACCTCCCCTCAGAGAGCTTGCCAAAATATTTGATTGA